One genomic segment of Cherax quadricarinatus isolate ZL_2023a chromosome 30, ASM3850222v1, whole genome shotgun sequence includes these proteins:
- the PDCD-5 gene encoding programmed cell death protein 5, whose amino-acid sequence MSDDELEAIRSRRMQELQGIQGQQQKQEMMQQQQQAINSLLNQVLDQQARARLNTIMVAKPEKGKQMESVIVQMATSGQIGSKLSENDLIALVERVNAQTQKTTTVKFDRRRAALDDDDDW is encoded by the exons ATGAGTGATGATGAACTGGAAGCCATCCGTAGCAGGAGGATGCAGGAACTGCAGGGCATCCAG GGCCAACAGCAAAAGCAGGAGAtgatgcagcagcaacagcaagcaatCAACAGTCTTCTAAATCAGGTGTTAGATCAGCAAGCTAGAGCAAGAC TAAACACAATCATGGTTGCAAAGCCAGAGAAAGGAAAACAAATGGAATCTGTTATTGTTCAGATGGCAACTTCAGGACAAATTGGTAGTAAACTGTCAGAAAATGATCTCATTGCACTTGTGGAAAGAGTCAATGCTCAGACTCAAAAAACAACTACAGTTAAG tttgaccGTAGGCGGGCTGCTCTTGATGATGACGACGACTGGTAA